From Cheilinus undulatus linkage group 18, ASM1832078v1, whole genome shotgun sequence, the proteins below share one genomic window:
- the hmgcl gene encoding hydroxymethylglutaryl-CoA lyase, mitochondrial, translated as MAAVMRLVNRSTLLSSAMGQQYLAFSTAAKAGVRAGQALPEKVKIVEVGPRDGLQNEKTIVPTETKIHLIDMLSASGLPVIEATSFVSPKWVPQMADQVEVMKGICKKPGVSYPVLTPNLKGFQSAVKAGASEVAIFGAASELFSKKNINCSVDESLQRFEEVMKAAKEAGVPVRGYVSCVLGCPYEGKVAPEKVAHVAKRLYSMGCYEISLGDTIGVGTPGSMTEMLEAVSREVPLNALAVHCHDTYGQALANILVALQMGISVVDSSVAGLGGCPYAQGASGNVATEDVVYMLHGLGIQTGVDLPKLMDAGAFICRTLNRKTNSKVAQATCKL; from the exons ATGGCGGCCGTCATGAGGCTTGTCAACAGAAGCACTTTATTAAGTTCAGCAATGGGTCAACAATATTTGGCTTTTAGCACCGCAGCAAAG gcTGGCGTAAGAGCAGGTCAAGCTCTTcctgaaaaggtgaaaatagtGGAAGTGGGACCCCGAGATGGTCTACAGAATGAAAag ACCATTGTgccaacagagacaaaaatacaCTTGATTGACATGTTGTCAGCGTCAGGGCTGCCAGTCATTGAGGCTACCAGCTTTGTGTCTCCAAAATGGGTTCCACAG ATGGCTGACCAGGTGGAGGTGATGAAGGGGATCTGTAAGAAACCTGGAGTGTCTTACCCAGTCCTTACTCCAAACCTCAAAGGCTTCCAGTCTGCT GTGAAGGCTGGTGCTTCAGAGGTTGCCATATTTGGTGCTGCATCTGAACTGTTCAGTAAGAAGAACATAAACTGCTCAGTGGATGAGAGTTTACAGCGCTTTGAAGAGGTTATGAAAGCAGCTAAAGAGGCTGGTGTGCCAGTTAGAGG TTATGTCTCATGTGTTTTGGGATGTCCATATGAAGGCAAGGTTGCACCTGAAAAAGTTGCACAT GTAGCGAAGCGTCTGTACTCCATGGGCTGCTATGAAATCTCCCTAGGTGACACTATTGGAGTGGGGACTCCAGGTAGCATGACTGAAATGCTGGAAGCGGTGAGCAGAGAGGTGCCTCTTAATGCCTTGGCAGTACACTGCCATGATACCTACGGCCAGGCTTTGGCTAACATCCTTGTAGCGTTACAG ATGGGAATCAGTGTGGTAGACTCTTCAGTAGCTGGGCTGGGGGGCTGTCCCTATGCCCAGGGGGCTTCTGGGAATGTTGCCACTGAAGATGTAGTCTACATGCTGCATGGACTTGGAATTCAAACA GGGGTCGACCTCCCAAAGCTGATGGATGCTGGAGCTTTCATCTGTCGCACCCTCAACAGAAAGACCAACTCCAAAGTGGCACAAGCCACTTGTAAACTGTAA
- the gjb3 gene encoding gap junction protein beta 3 — translation MDWKTFQALLSGVNKYSTAFGRVWLSVVFVFRVMVYVVAAERVWGDEQKDFDCNTKQPGCANVCYDFFFPISHIRLWALQLIFVTCPSFMVVMHVAYRDDRERKYKAKHGDSSKLYNNTGKKHGGLWWTYLISLFVKTGIEVSFLYILHHVYDSFYLPRLVKCEVAPCPNQVDCYIGHPTEKKVFTYFMVGASALCIVLNICEIIYLISKRIVRCANKVKRRNRNMAVHLDNYSDDPFNNCNLPVSRADLKEKPPSFNTAIKPAFRPSGLRLEEKIRASAPNLSSTS, via the coding sequence ATGGACTGGAAGACTTTCCAAGCCCTCCTCAGTGGGGTGAACAAATACTCCACTGCGTTTGGGCGGGTATGGCTGTCTGTGGTTTTTGTGTTCAGGGTGATGGTGTACGTAGTGGCAGCAGAGCGAGTTTGGGGCGATGAGCAGAAAGACTTTGACTGCAACACCAAGCAGCCTGGCTGCGCCAACGTCTGCTACGACTTCTTCTTCCCCATCTCCCACATCCGCCTGTGGGCCCTTCAGCTCATCTTCGTCACCTGCCCATCCTTCATGGTGGTCATGCACGTGGCGTACCGTGATGACCGTGAGCGCAAGTACAAGGCCAAGCACGGTGACAGCAGCAAGCTGTACAACAACACGGGGAAGAAGCATGGCGGCTTGTGGTGGACGTATCTCATCAGCCTTTTTGTAAAGACGGGCATCGAGGTCTCCTTTCTCTACATCCTCCACCATGTTTACGACAGCTTCTACCTGCCAAGGCTGGTCAAATGTGAGGTGGCACCTTGCCCCAACCAGGTGGACTGCTACATCGGCCACCCAACTGAGAAGAAGGTCTTTACCTACTTCATGGTGGGGGCTTCAGCCCTCTGCATCGTCCTGAACATCTGTGAGATCATTTACCTAATCTCCAAACGCATCGTAAGATGTGCAAACAAGGTGAAGAGGCGCAATCGCAACATGGCTGTGCATCTTGACAATTACAGTGATGACCCCTTTAACAACTGCAACCTGCCTGTGTCGAGGGCGGACCTAAAGGAAAAGCCTCCATCCTTCAACACTGCAATAAAACCTGCATTCAGGCCCTCTGGACTCAGACTTGAAGAGAAGATACGGGCCTCTGCTCCAAATCTGTCCAGTACTTCgtga